In Synechococcus sp. CB0101, a genomic segment contains:
- a CDS encoding response regulator transcription factor — MNQPLVAVVDDDPRIRELLATELEDLGAAVLRCREGSELLSQAELQEVALVLLDWMMPGLDGAGTLQALAETGFAGRVVVVTALCDPEVLQQAQAQGAAATLLKTEALEQLPELLKGTGASLDPPD, encoded by the coding sequence ATGAACCAACCCCTCGTGGCGGTCGTCGACGACGATCCCCGCATCCGCGAGCTGTTGGCCACAGAACTAGAGGATCTGGGGGCTGCCGTGCTGCGCTGCCGCGAGGGTTCAGAGCTCCTGAGCCAGGCCGAGCTTCAGGAGGTGGCACTGGTGCTGCTCGATTGGATGATGCCGGGCCTCGATGGAGCCGGCACGCTGCAAGCCCTGGCCGAGACCGGCTTCGCCGGCCGTGTGGTGGTGGTCACAGCCCTCTGCGATCCCGAGGTATTGCAGCAAGCCCAGGCCCAGGGAGCTGCAGCCACCTTGCTCAAAACCGAAGCATTGGAGCAATTGCCAGAGCTGCTCAAGGGAACTGGCGCAAGCCTGGATCCACCTGATTGA